The proteins below are encoded in one region of Drosophila santomea strain STO CAGO 1482 chromosome 3R, Prin_Dsan_1.1, whole genome shotgun sequence:
- the LOC120452407 gene encoding cadherin-86C isoform X1 — MASTSSSQPEKNRSHVPLCRLGTESVSRTSAAEEPSGQRECYYYTPATSPHHSHHQKHHQHHHHHHQHHHHHRLKQHHHRHHHHQHQHQQHQQQHNHQNQQMQHHWPSRLGPIGPWLGAMTAYRLLTISLLIGILCPHHVQGADPKFDPTTRMRLVLVPADAQVNSVIYRLRATDEEFDYPLTFEFVGDASASTVKVESLPCTKYNSVCQANIVLQRRLEPGRYYDFQVSVKDTKGGMTTQLCSITATNFTTPHDLIFPHKPGIIMIPEDAKRGTELDYVIARKNPLFQKPVYLELWGSPLFAIRQKIVSSETTEGTVFLLGPLDFEKQAMYHLTILANDAYAEPGQDSRNIAGMEIVVIVQDVQDQPPVFTSAPPVTKLPPGILPGDKILQVHAEDGDKGNPREVRYGLVSENNPFTSFFDINETSGEIFLMRPLEDIAFITHVGDPVLLTVIAEEVKVGRDEPPALASTVQLAFFLPDRTNSPPYFENDHYVSRVDENAPQGTALTFVDPYVPRVYDDDTGKNGVFSLTLLNNNGTFEISPNVAERSAGFLIRVRDNSMLDYEQQQSVQFQILAQELGPATNLSALVNVTVYINDVNDNAPAFEQPAYSVELPENMTAGTKVVQVLATDPDSGLGGKVRYTAILGYLNTSLNLDAETGLITVSTNKHGFDREVMPEYHLYVEARDMDGEGNRAQVPLIIKLIDVNDETPIFDKDLYEFILTHDLMGFTTTAVIHAEDKDATAPNNEVRYEIINGNYDNQFVLDKVTGELTVREKINLRSKKNAKTRRRRQAGSADEDTDIFILTARAYDLGVPVRFSTTTIRVYPPESRKRTVKFVVPGHNPDKAKTEETLSALSGGKVYIHNIRPLSPDEPGAKDIPAGNPGIKERSVVTATVIYDSSSVVDISEIQQRLSHHNNSYAIMPQDTSSTDTLTPLQTQYKAENKVLFWLLILLATLVALTILILLLCCICSWCPLYGAATKRIVNISRTEDDVHLVHREMANGKQTKSVQVAEWMGRRDAWSAEKPPDTRTKPTRWEFHDGREQLDEDVGRGQDIGEGDRRHIQSAEEQQRRVRIKHNRTAKDDLHLNFHNSRTNLINDRDVYMEDVIENRDLAGDREHITRTRVNRQEYARRKQYDSEVRHIDDDSMRRHEIDRGSDIDFNTAHNSLKSKRELFIKDGNVEILQLMTRDKTRDGLNLDDDNIYVNVPLKPAGNLSHPQLLMVDNSGKEILMRRFIEEQPDGKQIIREHYQIVPGATYIQSMPNEVQQGSTLKGDTFPLGKSGPNSIVYSQLEPEVKVIHTQPVQAGEGVSLDQQMQPAVSNQSLTHELEHSLKQQNALLRQILMEKEKLENAYTQHEVALETQSLPGQSMAIGTQTDCDAGTQTEGLDGVLDPEISLAKPSRRRARSENDESMSEDGYEYVRFNPPNSPEGVYWIKRRRTKKRTRQPRKRIVMVEEVKRKIRTPIKEEEEVQERKKRVPPKKPLRETKTSILRKQLSDESRKDQSRNGESQSGNRHRSESDSHNRDLFMEITDSMDELASPGSHSIRKIQVEKYYKHSDADFDEDDTEYSIDSDGDEIVIRTNYPSRAQENERYRKQEKIYADPENPVEHKKPPRKSSPTDSQPEAMPRLSRRDSSKRGARKQTSSEPPHNRVSISKYESTVTENGRKLMSTSTEIVGSKRSLTDRSYQSETELAGLEQEERNVPKYMEWYYNKKKSSVSGRTSTESSKSQPSSKKRVGAAEKRVSKTRITVQPKDMEEDDETGGRYKPEPAPRKSPPKGSRLLKEDRALNKQHKPKIETDTNHPLLQHSEHRFERENALEVPAAPTKLPHYMYPETPPHAAAAGKESKSVRESKTSKEAKPKPSPIRENEVKVSNSKIYVEHRGTGHPTQKQLNASTLEDDHDSGIAMNSLLNSLGRRNPIAEKKSVFSIAYDDVSRVKKINSGGESPQYS, encoded by the exons ATGGCTTCCACAAGTAGCAGTCAGCCGGAGAAGAACCGATCACATGTCCCGCTTTGCCGCCTGGGAACAGAGTCTGTCAGTCGCACGAGTGCCGCTGAGGAGCCCAGTGGGCAGAGGGAATGCTACTACTACACCCCAGCTACCTCCCCGCACCATAGCCACCACCAGaaacaccaccagcaccaccaccatcaccaccagcaccaccatcaccatcgcctgaagcagcaccaccaccggcatcatcatcatcagcatcagcatcagcagcatcagcagcagcacaatcATCAGAACCAGCAGATGCAGCACCACTGGCCATCGCGACTGGGTCCAATTGGTCCCTGGTTGGGCGCAATGACCGCCTATCGACTGCTGACAATCAGCCTCCTAATTGGCATTCTGTGTCCACATCACGTCCAGGGAGCGGACCCCAAGTTCGATCCGACCACGCGCATGCGCCTGGTTCTTGTGCCGGCGGACGCACAGGTCAACTCGGTAATCTACAGGTTGCGTGCCACCGACGAGGAGTTCGACTATCCGCTGACCTTCGAGTTCGTGGGCGATGCCAGCGCCTCCACCGTCAAGGTGGAATCGCTTCCCTGCACCAAGTACAATTCCGTGTGCCAGGCGAACATCGTACTCCAGCGGCGATTGGAGCCGGGCAGATACTATGACTTCCAGGTATCGGTGAAGGACACCAAGGGTGGGATGACCACGCAACTCTGCTCAATTACGGCCACCAATTTCACCACGCCGCACGACCTCATCTTCCCGCACAAGCCCGGCATCATAATGATACCCGAG GATGCTAAACGCGGCACGGAATTGGATTACGTAATTGCCCGCAAGAATCCGCTGTTTCAGAAACCAGTCTACCTCGAGTTATGG GGTTCTCCGCTGTTTGCCATAAGACAAAAAATCGTATCTTCCGAGACCACAGAAGGCACCGTTTTCCTCCTGGGACCATTAGACTTTGAGAAGCAAGCCATGTACCATCTAACGATACTAGCCAAT GATGCCTATGCTGAGCCTGGCCAAGATAGTCGCAATATAGCGGGCATGGAGATAGTGGTTATCGTGCAGGATGTGCAGGATCAGCCGCCAGTGTTCACCTCTGCTCCTCCAGTGACCAAGCTGCCACCGGGAATACTGCCCGGCGATAAG ATATTGCAAGTCCACGCCGAGGATGGTGACAAGGGGAATCCCCGGGAGGTGCGCTACGGATTGGTATCCGAGAACAATCCGTTCACCTCGTTTTTCGACATCAACGAGACCAGCG GCGAGATCTTCCTGATGCGACCCCTCGAGGACATTGCCTTCATCACGCATGTGGGTGATCCGGTGCTGCTCACCGTAATTGCGGAAGAGGTTAAGGTGGGTCGTGACGAGCCGCCCGCACTGGCCTCCACGGTCCAATTGGCGTTCTTTCTGCCCGATCGCACCAATTCGCCGCCGTACTTCGAGAACGATCA CTATGTCTCGAGGGTGGACGAGAACGCCCCACAAGGCACCGCACTGACGTTCGTTGATCCCTACGTGCCGCGGGTCTACGACGATGATACGGGCAAGAACGGCGTCTTCTCGCTGACGCTGCTCAACAACAACGGCACGTTCGAGATCAGCCCCAATGTGGCGGAACGGAGTGCCGGATTCCTCATCCGGGTGCGGGACAACTCCATGCTGGACtacgagcagcagcagtcggtGCAGTTCCAAATCCTGGCCCAGGAACTCGGACCGGCCACCAATCTCTCGGCGCTGGTCAACGTTACGGTGTATATCAACGATGTGAACGACAATGCTCCGGCTTTTGAGCAGCCAGCTTATTCTGTAGAGCTGCCCGAGAACATGACGGCGGGCACAAAGGTGGTCCAAGTGCTGGCCACCGATCCCGACTCGGGATTGGGCGGCAAGGTGCGCTATACGGCCATACTGGGCTATCTGAACACCTCGCTGAATCTGGACGCGGAGACGGGACTGATCACGGTGTCCACCAACAAGCATGGCTTCGATCGGGAAGTGATGCCCGAGTACCATCTCTACGTGGAGGCCAGGGACATGGATGGCGAGGGAAATCGGGCCCAGGTCCCATTAATAATCAAACTAATAGATGTCAACGATGAAACGCCCATCTTCGATAAGGATCTTTACGAGTTCATACTCACACACGATCTGATGGGCTTCACCACCACCGCCGTTATCCATGCGGAGGACAAGGACGCCACAGCTCCCAACAACGAGGTGCGCTACGAGATCATCAATGGCAACTACGACAATCAGTTTGTCCTGGACAAGGTAACCGGTGAGCTGACCGTCCGGGAGAAGATCAACCTGCGCTCCAAGAAGAACGCCAAGACCAGGAGACGTCGGCAGGCGGGATCGGCTGATGAGGATACGGACATATTCATCCTGACAGCCAGGGCCTATGATCTGGGAGTACCGGTGCGGTTCTCCACCACCACGATCCGTGTTTATCCACCAGAGAGCCGGAAGCGCACTGTGAAGTTTGTGGTGCCAGGACACAATCCGGACAAGGCCAAAACCGAAGAAACCCTGTCCGCCCTTTCCGGCGGCAAGGTGTACATCCACAACATCCGCCCATTGAGTCCCGATGAGCCGGGTGCCAAGGACATACCAGCGGGTAATCCGGGCATCAAGGAGCGCAGTGTGGTGACGGCCACCGTGATTTACGACAGCTCCTCGGTGGTGGACATATCGGAGATCCAGCAGCGGCTGTCCCATCACAACAACTCGTATGCCATTATGCCGCAGGACACTTCCAGCACAGAC ACCCTCACTCCCCTGCAGACGCAGTACAAGGCCGAGAACAAGGTGCTCTTCTGGCTGCTCATCCTGCTGGCCACCCTGGTGGCCCTGACcatcctgatcctgctgctctgctgcATCTGCTCCTGGTGTCCACTGTACGGGGCGGCGAC CAAAAGAATAGTTAATATCAGTAGAACTGAAGACGATGTGCATCTAGTGCATAgggaaatggcaaatggaaaacaaacaaaatctgtTCAG GTCGCAGAGTGGATGGGAAGACGCGATGCCTGGTCAGCGGAGAAACCTCCAGATACCCGAACGAAGCCCACCCGCTGGGAGTTCCACGATGGACGTGAACAGCTTGACGAAGACGTAGGAAGGGGCCAGGACATCGGCGAAGGCGATCGGCGGCACATCCAGTCCgccgaggagcagcagcgacGTGTTCGCATCAA GCATAACCGCACAGCCAAAGACGACCTTCATCTTAATTTCCATAACTCTAGGACTAATCTGATCAACGACCGCGACGTATACATGGAGGATGTGATTGAGAACCGCGATCTGGCGGGCGACAGGGAGCACATCACCCGGACCCGGGTGAACAGGCAGGAGTACGCCCGGAGGAAGCAGTACGACTCAGAAGTGCGCCACATCGACGATGATTCCATGCGAAGGCATGAGATTGATCGAGGGAGTGACATCGACTTTAATACCGCCCACAATAGCCTCAAAAGCAAAAGGGAGCTGTTCATCAAGGATGGCAACGTGGAGATACTTCAGCTGATGACCAGGGATAAGACTAGGGATGGCCTAAACCTGGACGATGACAACATTTATGTAAATGTGCCACTGAAACCGGCTGGTAATCTCTCCCATCCGCAGTTGCTGATGGTCGACAACTCCGGCAAGGAGATCCTGATGCGCAGGTTCATCGAGGAGCAGCCGGATGGCAAGCAGATCATCAGAGAGCACTATCAGATAGTTCCGGGCGCTACCTATATCCAATCCATGCCCAATGAGGTGCAGCAGGGATCGACCTTAAAGGGCGATACTTTCCCGCTGGGAAAATCGGGACCAAATAGCATAGTTTACTCCCAACTGGAGCCGGAGGTGAAGGTCATCCACACGCAGCCGGTGCAGGCAGGCGAAGGTGTTTCGCTGGACCAGCAGATGCAGCCAGCTGTCTCCAATCAGTCACTCACCCACGAACTGGAGCACTCACTCAAGCAGCAGAATGCACTCCTCCGACAGATTCTGATGGAGAAGGAGAAGTTGGAGAATGCTTACACCCAACACGAAGTGGCACTGGAAACGCAGAGTCTTCCCGGCCAGTCGATGGCCATAGGAACTCAGACGGATTGCGATGCTGGTACTCAGACAGAGGGATTGGACGGCGTCCTGGATCCAGAAATTTCCTTAGCGAAACCTTCTCGCCGAAGAGCCCGCAGCGAAAACGACGAGTCCATGTCGGAGGACGGATACGAGTACGTGCGCTTCAATCCGCCAAATAGTCCCGAAGGAGTCTACTGGATCAAGAGAAGGAGGACGAAAAAGCGGACAAGGCAACCTCGCAAGAGGATCGTGATGGTGGAGGAGGTGAAGCGCAAGATCCGGACGCCCAtaaaggaggaggaggaagttCAGGAGCGGAAGAAGCGGGTGCCACCCAAGAAACCTCTGAGGGAAACCAAAACGAGTATCCTGCGCAAGCAGTTGAGTGACGAAAGTCGAAAGGACCAATCCCGAAACGGGGAAAGCCAATCCGGCAATCGCCACAGATCCGAATCGGATTCCCATAACCGCGATCTGTTCATGGAAATAACCGACTCCATGGACGAACTGGCCAGTCCGGGATCCCACAGCATTCGGAAAATACAGGTGGAGAAGTACTACAAGCACTCCGATGCCGACTTCGATGAGGACGACACGGAGTACTCCATCGATTCGGATGGGGATGAGATTGTGATCAGAACCAATTACCCTAGTCGAGCGCAGGAGAACGAAAGGTACCGAAAGCAAGAGAAAATCTATGCGGACCCAGAAAACCCAGTAGAGCACAAAAAGCCTCCGAGAAAGTCGTCACCAACGGACTCCCAGCCAGAAGCCATGCCACGGCTATCGAGGCGCGATAGCTCCAAAAGAGGTGCCAGGAAGCAGACATCCTCGGAGCCGCCACATAACCGAGTGTCCATCTCAAAGTACGAGTCCACGGTGACCGAGAATGGCAGGAAGCTCATGTCCACATCCACGGAAATAGTTGGCTCCAAGCGATCCCTAACGGATCGCAGTTACCAGAGTGAGACGGAGTTGGCGGGACTCGAACAAGAGGAACGTAATGTACCCAAGTACATGGAGTGGTACTACAACAAAAAGAAGTCATCCGTCAGTGGACGCACCTCCACCGAGTCATCCAAGTCACAGCCATCCAGCAAGAAGAGGGTGGGAGCAGCGGAGAAACGGGTTTCAAAAACCAGAATCACAGTGCAACCCAAGGACATGGAGGAGGATGATGAGACTGGTGGCAGATACAAGCCGGAGCCAGCGCCCAGGAAATCTCCACCAAAAGGCAGTCGATTGCTGAAGGAGGATCGAGCTCTAAACAAGCAGCACAAACCCAAAATCGAGACTGACACGAATCACCCGCTGCTCCAGCACTCGGAGCACCGTTTCGAAAGGGAGAACGCCCTGGAGGTACCGGCTGCGCCCACCAAGCTGCCCCACTACATGTATCCCGAGACTCCGCCACATGCAGCTGCCGCCGGAAAGGAGTCCAAGTCCGTCAGGGAATCCAAGACCAGCAAGGAGGCCAAGCCCAAGCCATCGCCCATCCGAGAAAACGAAGTCAAGGTGTCCAACTCGAAGATCTACGTGGAGCATCGCGGGACGGGGCATCCCACACAGAAACAGCTGAACGCGTCCACACTGGAGGATGATCACGATTCCGGAATAGCGATGAACTCACTGCTCAACAGCCTGGGACGTCGCAATCCCATTGCCGAGAAGAAGAGCGTCTTCTCCATCGCCTACGACGATGTCAGTCGGGTGAAGAAGATCAACTCCGGCGGAGAGTCGCCGCAGTACTCGTAG